Genomic DNA from Amycolatopsis alba DSM 44262:
GAGCTCAGCAGCCACGCGCGACGCTCGGGGTCCCAGTCGGCGGCCATGCCGGTGGGGAGGCCGGCGAGCGCGGCGATTTCGGGGATGAGCTCCACCGCGTCCCGCAGCGGCAGCGCGCCGAAAGCGTCGCGGTTGAGGTCCATGTCCTCGGAGAATTCGTTGCCGTCGCTGATGAACCAGTCGCCGTCGTCGTCCAGTACGACGAACGCGAGATTCGACGGGTCCTCCACGAGTGACCGCGAGATGATGACCGGCGATTCCGGATCCTGACGCAGCGGCCAGTTCTCGCTCGACATGCGGGGCTCCCAACGGGGTTGTCCGGCTGTGGGGCACCATCCCACCATCTCCGGCGACCTCGCCGTGAACCGGACCGCCGGAAGCGCTATTCGCTGAGGTCGTACTCGTCGACGTCCAGCGCGGCGGCGGCTTCGGCGAGGAACGCGATCACGGCCGGTGACAGCTGCCAGCCGAATTCCTCGCCGCCGTCGCGGTGGTGGAAGTAGCGCACCACCTGCAGCACCGCGCTCGCGCCTTCGTCCACCAGCGTCCGGATCCCCGGCCGGACCGGGGCTAGCCTGCCGATCAGACCCTCGATCTGGTCGTCGATCGGTCCCTGACCACAATGCGTCACCTTCCAGGCGTGCATCCGCGGCAGCCGATGCTCCGCGGACCGCGACCCCAGTACCTGGGCCTCGTCGGGCGCCATGCCGAGCCGCGCGGTGATCTCCCCGGCGGACACGGTCGCGCTCTTCAAGGCGAAGTAGCAGTACTGGTGGACCTTCATACGCCCGGCACCCTAGCTTTCAGGCAGGCTGACCAGGTGAAACGTGATCAATCGCTTATCGAACGTCTCGCGCGGGAGCGCAATGCCTGGTTCTGCACGCTCCGTGTGGACGGTTCGCCGCACGTCACGCCGGTGTGGTTCGTGTATCTCGACGACGTCTTCTGGGTCGGCAGCGGCGAGCGGAACGTGAAGGTGCGCAACGTCGGCAACGATCCGCGCGTCAGCCTCGCGCTGGAAGACGGCGACGCGCCCGTGGTCGCCGAAGGCCTGGCGCGCGTCCATCGCGGGGCTCTGCGCGAAGACGTTCTCGCCGCCCTGGCGGCGAAGTACGACGGCTGGGCGGCAGGTGAGGAGATCGAACCGTTCGGTGCCAGGGTGCTGCTGGAAGTGCCCGTAAAGCGGTGGCTGCTCGCGGGGGTCGCCCAATAGTCTGGAAAGTCCGATACCGATCTTGGGATGGGACGATGCTGACCGGTGAACTCATTCGCTTACGGCCGCTGGAACCCGAGGACGCGGACACGCTGTGGCGCTGGAACAACGACCCGGAGGTCATGCGCTGGATGATGGCGGACCATCCGGAATCGCTCGCCCAGATCCGCGAGCGCTTCGCGAAACGGAAGCCCAACAGCTACGAAGAGGCGAACTTCGCGATCGAGAGCCTCGCCGTCGGCACGCTGATCGGCACCTGCACCCTGCGCGACGCCACCCCGGAACAGGGCCGTGCCGAACTCGACATCTACCTCGGTGAGAAGGACCACTGGGGTGGCGGGTACGGCACCGACGCCATGCGCACGCTCTGCCGCTACGGCTTCGACATGATGCGGCTGCACATGATCGCGCTGTGGGTCGTGGTCGACAACGAGGCCGCGATCCACGTCTACAAGAAGATCGGCTTCCAGATCGACGGCAGGCATCGGCAGGCGTTCCGTGATCAGAACGGCAAGTGGCACGACGAGTACCTGATGAGCATGCTCGAAGGGGAACTCCTCTAGTCGTCCAGGCCTTTGGTGAGCCTGGCGGGTGCCTTCATCCGCCAGGCTTCCTCGATGAGTTCACGCAATTGCGCCTTCTCGACCTTCTCCAGGTCGACGAGGATCGCGCCGTAGCCGTCGTAGTGCGGGGTGGTGAAGTACGCGGGGTCTCCGGAGGCCAGCAGGGCTTCCTTCTCCGCGTGCTCGCACAGCAGCATCAGGCCGCCCTCGGCCTCGGTGCGCAGCCGGGCGAAGTTCTTGCCCGCGACCTTGAGCGACGGTGTGCGGTATGAAGTGGACTCCTCGACCTCCGGC
This window encodes:
- a CDS encoding DUF4279 domain-containing protein, encoding MKVHQYCYFALKSATVSAGEITARLGMAPDEAQVLGSRSAEHRLPRMHAWKVTHCGQGPIDDQIEGLIGRLAPVRPGIRTLVDEGASAVLQVVRYFHHRDGGEEFGWQLSPAVIAFLAEAAAALDVDEYDLSE
- a CDS encoding pyridoxamine 5'-phosphate oxidase family protein; the protein is MKRDQSLIERLARERNAWFCTLRVDGSPHVTPVWFVYLDDVFWVGSGERNVKVRNVGNDPRVSLALEDGDAPVVAEGLARVHRGALREDVLAALAAKYDGWAAGEEIEPFGARVLLEVPVKRWLLAGVAQ
- a CDS encoding GNAT family N-acetyltransferase gives rise to the protein MLTGELIRLRPLEPEDADTLWRWNNDPEVMRWMMADHPESLAQIRERFAKRKPNSYEEANFAIESLAVGTLIGTCTLRDATPEQGRAELDIYLGEKDHWGGGYGTDAMRTLCRYGFDMMRLHMIALWVVVDNEAAIHVYKKIGFQIDGRHRQAFRDQNGKWHDEYLMSMLEGELL
- a CDS encoding MmcQ/YjbR family DNA-binding protein; the protein is MTTWEEVVDLAGRLPEVEESTSYRTPSLKVAGKNFARLRTEAEGGLMLLCEHAEKEALLASGDPAYFTTPHYDGYGAILVDLEKVEKAQLRELIEEAWRMKAPARLTKGLDD